From a region of the Notolabrus celidotus isolate fNotCel1 chromosome 14, fNotCel1.pri, whole genome shotgun sequence genome:
- the mecom gene encoding MDS1 and EVI1 complex locus protein EVI1-A isoform X4, producing the protein MKAEEYSCDTMAPDIHEERQYRCEDCDQHFESRNQLLDHQKQPCGMHPSSFLNPGGDVDLKAQEPQDLRPLLMSHGPHECKECDQVFPDVQSLEAHTLSHSEEREYKCDQCPKAFNWKSNLIRHQMSHDSGKHYECENCSKQVFTDPSNLQRHIRSQHVGARAHACSDCGKTFATSSGLKQHKHIHSSVKPFMCEVCHKSYTQFSNLCRHKRMHADCRTQIKCKDCGQMFSTTSSLNKHRRFCEGKNHFAAGGLFAQGLPLPGAPGLDKSALAMGHGSAGLADYFGTSRHHGGLTFPAAPAFPFSFPGLFPSGLYHRPQLIPASSPVRQASHAPMGPGGELGKSPLLPPSPGIQESRELLKALRKDGGLPGNQMPGSEHHAHSSSSTTKQRNKQSDQSESSDLDDVSTPSGSDLESTSGSELESDMDSERERGARENGKGPKRKASEGGPQSPSLTGGSAAKDFPGPALIPSSLDEHTAVTGAVNDSIKAIASIAEKYFGSTGLAGLQDKKVSSLPYPSMFPLPFFPAFSPPVYPFPDRDLRPPGLKGEPQSPADDCKKAQGKSSSESHAFDLTTKRKEEKSTTFSASKPEASNTSGEDQPLDLSIGSRGRGRNPREEETKNNLGYEEEKAVVEIPKADTSLQHARPTPFFMDPIYSRVEKRRMSDPFETLKDKYMRPAPGFLFHPQFRLPDQRTWMSAIENMAEKLETFGSLKPDSGDLLRSVPSMFDFRAPPSALPETLLRKGKERYTCRYCGKIFPRSANLTRHLRTHTGEQPYRCKYCDRSFSISSNLQRHIRNIHNKEKPFKCHLCDRCFGQQTNLDRHLKKHENGNLSGTAMSSPQSELDSSSAILDDKEDSYFNEIRNFISNAGQNQTSPDPSEEGLNGGPFVDEKPLMASQGSHDLEDEEVEDLGADEEEGEEPSDTLGKPEGEVHPSSLSDDVTTDEMDLSGPDNLNLNCNTSPRRYKEEEEQSGYSALDHIRHFSDMRKLEESELSDGDGDEDDGSFGSPSLTEAVKQPLFRKSKSQAYAMMLSLAEKDSLHPASHNPATMWHSLARAAAESSAIQSLSHV; encoded by the exons ATGAAGGCTGAAGAGTATTCATGTGATACCATGGCTCCTGATATTCATG AGGAGAGGCAGTACCGCTGTGAGGACTGTGACCAGCACTTTGAGTCCCGCAACCAGTTGCTAGACCACCAGAAGCAGCCATGTGGGATGcacccctcctccttccttaaCCCAG ggGGTGACGTTGACCTTAAAGCCCAGGAACCACAAGACTTAAGACCCCTTCTCATGTCCCATGGTCCACACGAGTGTAAGGAGTGCGACCAGGTCTTTCCTGATGTCCAGAG TCTGGAGGCCCACACTCTGTCCCATTCTGAGGAGAGGGAGTACAAGTGTGACCAGTGCCCCAAGGCTTTCAACTGGAAATCAAACTTGATCCGACATCAGATGTCGCACGACAGTGGCAAGCACTATGAATGTGAAAACTGCTCAAAG CAGGTGTTCACAGACCCCAGTAACCTGCAGAGGCACATCCGTTCGCAGCATGTCGGGGCGCGGGCCCACGCTTGCTCTGACTGCGGCAAGACGTTTGCTACGTCTTCGGGCCTCAAGCAGCATAAGCACATCCACAGCAGTGTCAAGCCCTTCATGT GCGAAGTATGCCACAAATCCTACACCCAGTTCTCTAACCTGTGCCGCCACAAACGCATGCACGCTGACTGCCGCACGCAGATCAAGTGCAAGGACTGCGGGCAGATGTTCAGCACTACATCCTCCCTCAACAAGCACCGGCGCTTCTGTGAAGGGAAAAACCATTTCGCAGCAGGGGGATTGTTTGCCCAGGGTTTGCCACTCCCTGGCGCCCCTGGCTTGGACAAATCAGCTCTGGCGATGGGCCACGGCAGTGCTGGGCTGGCTGATTACTTTGGGACCAGTCGCCACCATGGTGGGCTTACCTTCCCTGCTGCCCCAGCTTTTCCCTTCAGCTTCCCTGGCCTCTTCCCTTCTGGACTCTATCACCGGCCTCAACTCATTCCTGCCTCTTCACCTGTCAGACAAGCATCGCATGCACCTATGGGGCCTGGTGGAGAGCTGGGTAAGAGTCCATTGCTGCCCCCAAGTCCTGGAATTCAGGAGTCGAGAGAGCTCCTCAAGGCACTTCGTAAAGATGGTGGTTTACCTGGTAACCAGATGCCAGGCTCAGAGCACCATGCCCATAGCTCCTCATCTACTACAAAGCAGCGAAACAAGCAGAGTGATCAGTCCGAGAGCAGCGACCTGGATGATGTCAGCACACCCAGTGGCAGTGATCTTGAGAGCACATCAGGCTCTGAGCTGGAGAGTGATATGGACAGTGAGAGGGAAAGGGGTGCAAGAGAAAATGGCAAAGGCCCAAAGAGAAAGGCCAGTGAAGGAGGCCCCCAGAGCCCCAGCCTGACTGGAGGCAGTGCTGCTAAAGACTTCCCGGGCCCTGCCCTCATCCCATCCTCGCTGGACGAGCACACAGCCGTTACAGGGGCTGTAAATGACTCTATTAAGGCCATTGCCTCCATAGCTGAGAAGTACTTTGGCTCAACAGGGCTGGCAGGCCTGCAAGACAAGAAGGTCAGCTCTCTGCCCTAcccctccatgttcccactgccTTTCTTCCCAGCTTTCTCTCCTCCAGTTTACCCTTTTCCAGACAGGGACCTCAGACCTCCAGGCCTAAAGGGCGAGCCACAGTCTCCAGCAGATGACTGCAAGAAGGCTCAAGGCAAATCTTCATCCGAGTCACATGCATTTGACCTCACTACTAAGCGGAAGGAGGAGAAGTCCACCACATTTTCAGCCTCCAAACCAGAGGCCTCCAATACCAGTGGTGAGGATCAACCACTGGACCTCAGCATTGGGTCAAGAGGCCGTGGACGCAATCCAAGAGAAGAGGAGACGAAGAATAACCTGGGGTATGAGGAGGAGAAAGCAGTGGTGGAAATCCCAAAAGCTGACACCTCCTTACAGCACGCCAGACCTACGCCTTTCTTCATGGACCCCATTTACAG CAGGGTTGAGAAGAGGAGAATGAGCGATCCGTTTGAGACTCTGAAAGACAAGTACATGCGACCAGCCCCAGGCTTCCTCTTCCATCCACAG TTTCGTTTGCCAGATCAGAGAACTTGG ATGTCGGCCATCGAGAACATGGCAGAGAAGCTGGAGACGTTTGGCTCCTTGAAGCCGGACTCCGGTGACCTGCTGCGCTCCGTCCCTTCCATGTTTGACTTCAGAGCCCCGCCGTCTGCACTCCCAGAGACGCTGCTGCGCAAGGGCAAGGAGCGCTACACATGCAG GTATTGTGGAAAAATATTCCCTCGCTCTGCCAACCTGACTCGCCACCTCAGGACTCATACAGGAGAGCAACCATACAG GTGTAAATACTGCGACCGCTCCTTCAGCATCTCCTCCAACCTGCAACGTCACATCCGCAACATCCACAACAAGGAAAAGCCCTTTAAGTGCCACTTGTGTGACCGTTGCTTTGGTCAGCAGACCAACCTTGACCGTCACCTCAAGAAGCACGAGAATGGCAACCTGTCAG GCACTGCAATGTCATCCCCCCAGTCTGAGCTGGACAGTAGCAGCGCCATATTGGATGACAAAGAAGACTCTTATTTCAATGAAATACGGAATTTCATCAGCAACGCAGGACAAAACCAGACATCACCGGATCCCTCTGAAGAAGG GTTAAACGGTGGTCCATTTGTAGATGAGAAGCCGCTGATGGCCAGTCAAGGGTCACATGACCTGGAAGACGAGGAAGTGGAGGATCTTGGTGCTGATGAAGAAGAAGGGGAGGAGCCTAGTGACACTCTTGGGAAACCAGAGGGTGAGGTGCATCCTAGCAGCCTAAGTGATGACGTCACAACAGATGAAATGGACTTAAGCGGGCCCGACAACTTAAACCTCAACTGTAACACCTCTCCCAGGAG GtacaaggaagaggaggagcagagtggCTACTCAGCCTTGGATCATATTCGCCACTTTTCAGATATGCGCAAGCTGGAGGAGAGTGAGCTGAGTGATGGGGACGGCGATGAGGATGATGGATCATTTGGCTCCCCCTCTCTGACTGAAGCAGTAAAACAGCCACTTTTCAGAAAATCCAAGTCTCAG gCATACGCCATGATGCTGTCCCTGGCTGAAAAGGACTCTCTCCATCCAGCCTCCCACAACCCGGCCACCATGTGGCACAGTCTGGCACGGGCTGCTGCTGAATCCAGTGCCATCCAATCCCTCAGCCATGTATGA
- the mecom gene encoding histone-lysine N-methyltransferase MECOM isoform X3 codes for MKAEEYSCDTMAPDIHEERQYRCEDCDQHFESRNQLLDHQKQPCGMHPSSFLNPGGDVDLKAQEPQDLRPLLMSHGPHECKECDQVFPDVQSLEAHTLSHSEEREYKCDQCPKAFNWKSNLIRHQMSHDSGKHYECENCSKVFTDPSNLQRHIRSQHVGARAHACSDCGKTFATSSGLKQHKHIHSSVKPFMCEVCHKSYTQFSNLCRHKRMHADCRTQIKCKDCGQMFSTTSSLNKHRRFCEGKNHFAAGGLFAQGLPLPGAPGLDKSALAMGHGSAGLADYFGTSRHHGGLTFPAAPAFPFSFPGLFPSGLYHRPQLIPASSPVRQASHAPMGPGGELGKSPLLPPSPGIQESRELLKALRKDGGLPGNQMPGSEHHAHSSSSTTKQRNKQSDQSESSDLDDVSTPSGSDLESTSGSELESDMDSERERGARENGKGPKRKASEGGPQSPSLTGGSAAKDFPGPALIPSSLDEHTAVTGAVNDSIKAIASIAEKYFGSTGLAGLQDKKVSSLPYPSMFPLPFFPAFSPPVYPFPDRDLRPPGLKGEPQSPADDCKKAQGKSSSESHAFDLTTKRKEEKSTTFSASKPEASNTSGEDQPLDLSIGSRGRGRNPREEETKNNLGYEEEKAVVEIPKADTSLQHARPTPFFMDPIYRVEKRRMSDPFETLKDKYMRPAPGFLFHPQFRLPDQRTWMSAIENMAEKLETFGSLKPDSGDLLRSVPSMFDFRAPPSALPETLLRKGKERYTCRYCGKIFPRSANLTRHLRTHTGEQPYRCKYCDRSFSISSNLQRHIRNIHNKEKPFKCHLCDRCFGQQTNLDRHLKKHENGNLSGTAMSSPQSELDSSSAILDDKEDSYFNEIRNFISNAGQNQTSPDPSEEGLNGGPFVDEKPLMASQGSHDLEDEEVEDLGADEEEGEEPSDTLGKPEGEVHPSSLSDDVTTDEMDLSGPDNLNLNCNTSPRRYKEEEEQSGYSALDHIRHFSDMRKLEESELSDGDGDEDDGSFGSPSLTEAVKQPLFRKSKSQAYAMMLSLAEKDSLHPASHNPATMWHSLARAAAESSAIQSLSHV; via the exons ATGAAGGCTGAAGAGTATTCATGTGATACCATGGCTCCTGATATTCATG AGGAGAGGCAGTACCGCTGTGAGGACTGTGACCAGCACTTTGAGTCCCGCAACCAGTTGCTAGACCACCAGAAGCAGCCATGTGGGATGcacccctcctccttccttaaCCCAG ggGGTGACGTTGACCTTAAAGCCCAGGAACCACAAGACTTAAGACCCCTTCTCATGTCCCATGGTCCACACGAGTGTAAGGAGTGCGACCAGGTCTTTCCTGATGTCCAGAG TCTGGAGGCCCACACTCTGTCCCATTCTGAGGAGAGGGAGTACAAGTGTGACCAGTGCCCCAAGGCTTTCAACTGGAAATCAAACTTGATCCGACATCAGATGTCGCACGACAGTGGCAAGCACTATGAATGTGAAAACTGCTCAAAG GTGTTCACAGACCCCAGTAACCTGCAGAGGCACATCCGTTCGCAGCATGTCGGGGCGCGGGCCCACGCTTGCTCTGACTGCGGCAAGACGTTTGCTACGTCTTCGGGCCTCAAGCAGCATAAGCACATCCACAGCAGTGTCAAGCCCTTCATGT GCGAAGTATGCCACAAATCCTACACCCAGTTCTCTAACCTGTGCCGCCACAAACGCATGCACGCTGACTGCCGCACGCAGATCAAGTGCAAGGACTGCGGGCAGATGTTCAGCACTACATCCTCCCTCAACAAGCACCGGCGCTTCTGTGAAGGGAAAAACCATTTCGCAGCAGGGGGATTGTTTGCCCAGGGTTTGCCACTCCCTGGCGCCCCTGGCTTGGACAAATCAGCTCTGGCGATGGGCCACGGCAGTGCTGGGCTGGCTGATTACTTTGGGACCAGTCGCCACCATGGTGGGCTTACCTTCCCTGCTGCCCCAGCTTTTCCCTTCAGCTTCCCTGGCCTCTTCCCTTCTGGACTCTATCACCGGCCTCAACTCATTCCTGCCTCTTCACCTGTCAGACAAGCATCGCATGCACCTATGGGGCCTGGTGGAGAGCTGGGTAAGAGTCCATTGCTGCCCCCAAGTCCTGGAATTCAGGAGTCGAGAGAGCTCCTCAAGGCACTTCGTAAAGATGGTGGTTTACCTGGTAACCAGATGCCAGGCTCAGAGCACCATGCCCATAGCTCCTCATCTACTACAAAGCAGCGAAACAAGCAGAGTGATCAGTCCGAGAGCAGCGACCTGGATGATGTCAGCACACCCAGTGGCAGTGATCTTGAGAGCACATCAGGCTCTGAGCTGGAGAGTGATATGGACAGTGAGAGGGAAAGGGGTGCAAGAGAAAATGGCAAAGGCCCAAAGAGAAAGGCCAGTGAAGGAGGCCCCCAGAGCCCCAGCCTGACTGGAGGCAGTGCTGCTAAAGACTTCCCGGGCCCTGCCCTCATCCCATCCTCGCTGGACGAGCACACAGCCGTTACAGGGGCTGTAAATGACTCTATTAAGGCCATTGCCTCCATAGCTGAGAAGTACTTTGGCTCAACAGGGCTGGCAGGCCTGCAAGACAAGAAGGTCAGCTCTCTGCCCTAcccctccatgttcccactgccTTTCTTCCCAGCTTTCTCTCCTCCAGTTTACCCTTTTCCAGACAGGGACCTCAGACCTCCAGGCCTAAAGGGCGAGCCACAGTCTCCAGCAGATGACTGCAAGAAGGCTCAAGGCAAATCTTCATCCGAGTCACATGCATTTGACCTCACTACTAAGCGGAAGGAGGAGAAGTCCACCACATTTTCAGCCTCCAAACCAGAGGCCTCCAATACCAGTGGTGAGGATCAACCACTGGACCTCAGCATTGGGTCAAGAGGCCGTGGACGCAATCCAAGAGAAGAGGAGACGAAGAATAACCTGGGGTATGAGGAGGAGAAAGCAGTGGTGGAAATCCCAAAAGCTGACACCTCCTTACAGCACGCCAGACCTACGCCTTTCTTCATGGACCCCATTTACAG GGTTGAGAAGAGGAGAATGAGCGATCCGTTTGAGACTCTGAAAGACAAGTACATGCGACCAGCCCCAGGCTTCCTCTTCCATCCACAG TTTCGTTTGCCAGATCAGAGAACTTGG ATGTCGGCCATCGAGAACATGGCAGAGAAGCTGGAGACGTTTGGCTCCTTGAAGCCGGACTCCGGTGACCTGCTGCGCTCCGTCCCTTCCATGTTTGACTTCAGAGCCCCGCCGTCTGCACTCCCAGAGACGCTGCTGCGCAAGGGCAAGGAGCGCTACACATGCAG GTATTGTGGAAAAATATTCCCTCGCTCTGCCAACCTGACTCGCCACCTCAGGACTCATACAGGAGAGCAACCATACAG GTGTAAATACTGCGACCGCTCCTTCAGCATCTCCTCCAACCTGCAACGTCACATCCGCAACATCCACAACAAGGAAAAGCCCTTTAAGTGCCACTTGTGTGACCGTTGCTTTGGTCAGCAGACCAACCTTGACCGTCACCTCAAGAAGCACGAGAATGGCAACCTGTCAG GCACTGCAATGTCATCCCCCCAGTCTGAGCTGGACAGTAGCAGCGCCATATTGGATGACAAAGAAGACTCTTATTTCAATGAAATACGGAATTTCATCAGCAACGCAGGACAAAACCAGACATCACCGGATCCCTCTGAAGAAGG GTTAAACGGTGGTCCATTTGTAGATGAGAAGCCGCTGATGGCCAGTCAAGGGTCACATGACCTGGAAGACGAGGAAGTGGAGGATCTTGGTGCTGATGAAGAAGAAGGGGAGGAGCCTAGTGACACTCTTGGGAAACCAGAGGGTGAGGTGCATCCTAGCAGCCTAAGTGATGACGTCACAACAGATGAAATGGACTTAAGCGGGCCCGACAACTTAAACCTCAACTGTAACACCTCTCCCAGGAG GtacaaggaagaggaggagcagagtggCTACTCAGCCTTGGATCATATTCGCCACTTTTCAGATATGCGCAAGCTGGAGGAGAGTGAGCTGAGTGATGGGGACGGCGATGAGGATGATGGATCATTTGGCTCCCCCTCTCTGACTGAAGCAGTAAAACAGCCACTTTTCAGAAAATCCAAGTCTCAG gCATACGCCATGATGCTGTCCCTGGCTGAAAAGGACTCTCTCCATCCAGCCTCCCACAACCCGGCCACCATGTGGCACAGTCTGGCACGGGCTGCTGCTGAATCCAGTGCCATCCAATCCCTCAGCCATGTATGA
- the mecom gene encoding histone-lysine N-methyltransferase MECOM isoform X2, protein MKILDGSGHVKFCVDASKPDIRSWLKHIQFAPADKQHNLTACQIDDQIFYKVTREILPGEELLLFMKAEEYSCDTMAPDIHEERQYRCEDCDQHFESRNQLLDHQKQPCGMHPSSFLNPGGDVDLKAQEPQDLRPLLMSHGPHECKECDQVFPDVQSLEAHTLSHSEEREYKCDQCPKAFNWKSNLIRHQMSHDSGKHYECENCSKQVFTDPSNLQRHIRSQHVGARAHACSDCGKTFATSSGLKQHKHIHSSVKPFMCEVCHKSYTQFSNLCRHKRMHADCRTQIKCKDCGQMFSTTSSLNKHRRFCEGKNHFAAGGLFAQGLPLPGAPGLDKSALAMGHGSAGLADYFGTSRHHGGLTFPAAPAFPFSFPGLFPSGLYHRPQLIPASSPVRQASHAPMGPGGELGKSPLLPPSPGIQESRELLKALRKDGGLPGNQMPGSEHHAHSSSSTTKQRNKQSDQSESSDLDDVSTPSGSDLESTSGSELESDMDSERERGARENGKGPKRKASEGGPQSPSLTGGSAAKDFPGPALIPSSLDEHTAVTGAVNDSIKAIASIAEKYFGSTGLAGLQDKKVSSLPYPSMFPLPFFPAFSPPVYPFPDRDLRPPGLKGEPQSPADDCKKAQGKSSSESHAFDLTTKRKEEKSTTFSASKPEASNTSGEDQPLDLSIGSRGRGRNPREEETKNNLGYEEEKAVVEIPKADTSLQHARPTPFFMDPIYRVEKRRMSDPFETLKDKYMRPAPGFLFHPQFRLPDQRTWMSAIENMAEKLETFGSLKPDSGDLLRSVPSMFDFRAPPSALPETLLRKGKERYTCRYCGKIFPRSANLTRHLRTHTGEQPYRCKYCDRSFSISSNLQRHIRNIHNKEKPFKCHLCDRCFGQQTNLDRHLKKHENGNLSGTAMSSPQSELDSSSAILDDKEDSYFNEIRNFISNAGQNQTSPDPSEEGLNGGPFVDEKPLMASQGSHDLEDEEVEDLGADEEEGEEPSDTLGKPEGEVHPSSLSDDVTTDEMDLSGPDNLNLNCNTSPRRYKEEEEQSGYSALDHIRHFSDMRKLEESELSDGDGDEDDGSFGSPSLTEAVKQPLFRKSKSQAYAMMLSLAEKDSLHPASHNPATMWHSLARAAAESSAIQSLSHV, encoded by the exons ATCTTGGATGGGTCAGGCCATGTAAAATTCTGCGTGGATGCCAGCAAGCCTGATATCAGGAGCTGGCTGAAGCACATCCAGTTTGCCCCTGCGGACAAGCAGCACAACCTGACAGCGTGCCAGATAGATGATCAG ATCTTCTACAAAGTCACCAGAGAGATTTTACCCGGTGAGGAGCTGCTACTTTTCATGAAGGCTGAAGAGTATTCATGTGATACCATGGCTCCTGATATTCATG AGGAGAGGCAGTACCGCTGTGAGGACTGTGACCAGCACTTTGAGTCCCGCAACCAGTTGCTAGACCACCAGAAGCAGCCATGTGGGATGcacccctcctccttccttaaCCCAG ggGGTGACGTTGACCTTAAAGCCCAGGAACCACAAGACTTAAGACCCCTTCTCATGTCCCATGGTCCACACGAGTGTAAGGAGTGCGACCAGGTCTTTCCTGATGTCCAGAG TCTGGAGGCCCACACTCTGTCCCATTCTGAGGAGAGGGAGTACAAGTGTGACCAGTGCCCCAAGGCTTTCAACTGGAAATCAAACTTGATCCGACATCAGATGTCGCACGACAGTGGCAAGCACTATGAATGTGAAAACTGCTCAAAG CAGGTGTTCACAGACCCCAGTAACCTGCAGAGGCACATCCGTTCGCAGCATGTCGGGGCGCGGGCCCACGCTTGCTCTGACTGCGGCAAGACGTTTGCTACGTCTTCGGGCCTCAAGCAGCATAAGCACATCCACAGCAGTGTCAAGCCCTTCATGT GCGAAGTATGCCACAAATCCTACACCCAGTTCTCTAACCTGTGCCGCCACAAACGCATGCACGCTGACTGCCGCACGCAGATCAAGTGCAAGGACTGCGGGCAGATGTTCAGCACTACATCCTCCCTCAACAAGCACCGGCGCTTCTGTGAAGGGAAAAACCATTTCGCAGCAGGGGGATTGTTTGCCCAGGGTTTGCCACTCCCTGGCGCCCCTGGCTTGGACAAATCAGCTCTGGCGATGGGCCACGGCAGTGCTGGGCTGGCTGATTACTTTGGGACCAGTCGCCACCATGGTGGGCTTACCTTCCCTGCTGCCCCAGCTTTTCCCTTCAGCTTCCCTGGCCTCTTCCCTTCTGGACTCTATCACCGGCCTCAACTCATTCCTGCCTCTTCACCTGTCAGACAAGCATCGCATGCACCTATGGGGCCTGGTGGAGAGCTGGGTAAGAGTCCATTGCTGCCCCCAAGTCCTGGAATTCAGGAGTCGAGAGAGCTCCTCAAGGCACTTCGTAAAGATGGTGGTTTACCTGGTAACCAGATGCCAGGCTCAGAGCACCATGCCCATAGCTCCTCATCTACTACAAAGCAGCGAAACAAGCAGAGTGATCAGTCCGAGAGCAGCGACCTGGATGATGTCAGCACACCCAGTGGCAGTGATCTTGAGAGCACATCAGGCTCTGAGCTGGAGAGTGATATGGACAGTGAGAGGGAAAGGGGTGCAAGAGAAAATGGCAAAGGCCCAAAGAGAAAGGCCAGTGAAGGAGGCCCCCAGAGCCCCAGCCTGACTGGAGGCAGTGCTGCTAAAGACTTCCCGGGCCCTGCCCTCATCCCATCCTCGCTGGACGAGCACACAGCCGTTACAGGGGCTGTAAATGACTCTATTAAGGCCATTGCCTCCATAGCTGAGAAGTACTTTGGCTCAACAGGGCTGGCAGGCCTGCAAGACAAGAAGGTCAGCTCTCTGCCCTAcccctccatgttcccactgccTTTCTTCCCAGCTTTCTCTCCTCCAGTTTACCCTTTTCCAGACAGGGACCTCAGACCTCCAGGCCTAAAGGGCGAGCCACAGTCTCCAGCAGATGACTGCAAGAAGGCTCAAGGCAAATCTTCATCCGAGTCACATGCATTTGACCTCACTACTAAGCGGAAGGAGGAGAAGTCCACCACATTTTCAGCCTCCAAACCAGAGGCCTCCAATACCAGTGGTGAGGATCAACCACTGGACCTCAGCATTGGGTCAAGAGGCCGTGGACGCAATCCAAGAGAAGAGGAGACGAAGAATAACCTGGGGTATGAGGAGGAGAAAGCAGTGGTGGAAATCCCAAAAGCTGACACCTCCTTACAGCACGCCAGACCTACGCCTTTCTTCATGGACCCCATTTACAG GGTTGAGAAGAGGAGAATGAGCGATCCGTTTGAGACTCTGAAAGACAAGTACATGCGACCAGCCCCAGGCTTCCTCTTCCATCCACAG TTTCGTTTGCCAGATCAGAGAACTTGG ATGTCGGCCATCGAGAACATGGCAGAGAAGCTGGAGACGTTTGGCTCCTTGAAGCCGGACTCCGGTGACCTGCTGCGCTCCGTCCCTTCCATGTTTGACTTCAGAGCCCCGCCGTCTGCACTCCCAGAGACGCTGCTGCGCAAGGGCAAGGAGCGCTACACATGCAG GTATTGTGGAAAAATATTCCCTCGCTCTGCCAACCTGACTCGCCACCTCAGGACTCATACAGGAGAGCAACCATACAG GTGTAAATACTGCGACCGCTCCTTCAGCATCTCCTCCAACCTGCAACGTCACATCCGCAACATCCACAACAAGGAAAAGCCCTTTAAGTGCCACTTGTGTGACCGTTGCTTTGGTCAGCAGACCAACCTTGACCGTCACCTCAAGAAGCACGAGAATGGCAACCTGTCAG GCACTGCAATGTCATCCCCCCAGTCTGAGCTGGACAGTAGCAGCGCCATATTGGATGACAAAGAAGACTCTTATTTCAATGAAATACGGAATTTCATCAGCAACGCAGGACAAAACCAGACATCACCGGATCCCTCTGAAGAAGG GTTAAACGGTGGTCCATTTGTAGATGAGAAGCCGCTGATGGCCAGTCAAGGGTCACATGACCTGGAAGACGAGGAAGTGGAGGATCTTGGTGCTGATGAAGAAGAAGGGGAGGAGCCTAGTGACACTCTTGGGAAACCAGAGGGTGAGGTGCATCCTAGCAGCCTAAGTGATGACGTCACAACAGATGAAATGGACTTAAGCGGGCCCGACAACTTAAACCTCAACTGTAACACCTCTCCCAGGAG GtacaaggaagaggaggagcagagtggCTACTCAGCCTTGGATCATATTCGCCACTTTTCAGATATGCGCAAGCTGGAGGAGAGTGAGCTGAGTGATGGGGACGGCGATGAGGATGATGGATCATTTGGCTCCCCCTCTCTGACTGAAGCAGTAAAACAGCCACTTTTCAGAAAATCCAAGTCTCAG gCATACGCCATGATGCTGTCCCTGGCTGAAAAGGACTCTCTCCATCCAGCCTCCCACAACCCGGCCACCATGTGGCACAGTCTGGCACGGGCTGCTGCTGAATCCAGTGCCATCCAATCCCTCAGCCATGTATGA